The Lutibacter sp. Hel_I_33_5 genome has a window encoding:
- a CDS encoding TonB-dependent receptor domain-containing protein: MTKLFWFCVFAVCIVTNTIAQDCVYTFKGKITDFHDNTTIIDASVHIINLNKYATTNEKGVFEFTNLCSGKLIIEVKHVACEPKRITINLTKNLFKEILLEHHLEELNEVVVNSNIKTEVTSIEQSIKKNVIERFTDKSLGDALKTISGVSSLNTGNSIVKPMIHGLHSSRLLLISNNVRMFDQEWGDEHAPNIDINASDRIDVIKGANTLKFGSDAIGGMIFIKPKKYAIKDSLFGSSLLSFNSNGLGGNINSEIIKTYKSGFYGKLQMSYKQFGDFNAPNYNLTNSGLKSLNSSFRFGYNSFEEGFDAYYSYVNNEFAILQSSHIGNVNDLVEAINNKEPRVLDGFSYTINNPRQSIEHHLGKVEAYKRFKGFGKLTVQYDFQINRRKEFDLRRGELKNTPVIDLRLFTNSLQSDLQIDYTDNLKINTGILARYQQNDAVSGTGTRALIPDFDKYEFGFYTIANYNLNETTEINAGLRYDYSSIKARKWYNVSDWNTTYNYDTLFPEFETGTIDGTRILTNPEFSFHNISTSLGLVKKFENNLSLLFNYGLASRVPNPSELFSDGLHHSAARIETGLLTIDKEIANKFAVSLERNNDRFGFVISPYFKSINNFVQLIPTGITTTIRGAFPVWEYNQVNAQLFGIDIDVNKRISNHFNYKGSFSWLKGTNTTNDIPLIHMPATNFSNRISYINDDLNQLSINLTQKTILQQNRYPNYNFNTFNAIQQQNVFVDISSTPPTYSLFGLNTSVVFKAFNKGSIKLDFTIENLFNVSYREHLNRLRYFADEVGRNFNLKIKINY, encoded by the coding sequence TGTATACCTTTAAAGGGAAAATCACTGATTTTCATGACAATACAACAATAATTGATGCATCTGTTCATATAATAAATTTAAATAAATACGCCACAACTAATGAAAAAGGTGTTTTTGAATTTACGAATTTATGTTCAGGAAAATTAATTATTGAAGTAAAGCATGTGGCATGTGAGCCTAAAAGAATTACTATAAATTTAACTAAAAATTTATTTAAAGAAATTCTGTTAGAACATCATTTAGAAGAACTTAATGAAGTAGTTGTTAACTCGAATATCAAAACAGAAGTCACTAGTATAGAGCAATCTATTAAAAAAAATGTGATAGAACGTTTTACAGATAAATCGTTAGGCGATGCTTTAAAAACCATTAGTGGTGTATCTTCTTTAAACACTGGAAACTCTATTGTAAAACCAATGATTCATGGTTTACATAGTAGCAGGTTATTACTTATTAGTAATAATGTAAGAATGTTTGATCAAGAATGGGGAGATGAACACGCTCCTAATATTGATATAAATGCTAGTGATAGAATTGATGTAATAAAAGGCGCAAATACACTAAAGTTTGGTAGTGATGCTATTGGAGGTATGATTTTTATTAAACCAAAAAAATACGCTATTAAAGACAGTCTTTTTGGAAGTTCTTTACTATCATTCAACTCAAATGGTTTGGGTGGCAACATAAATTCAGAAATTATAAAAACATATAAATCTGGGTTTTATGGAAAACTTCAAATGAGCTATAAACAGTTTGGAGATTTTAATGCACCTAATTACAACCTAACAAATAGTGGTTTAAAAAGCTTAAACAGTTCTTTTAGATTTGGATATAATAGTTTTGAAGAAGGCTTTGATGCCTATTATAGTTATGTAAATAATGAGTTTGCCATTTTACAATCTTCACATATTGGAAATGTAAATGATTTAGTAGAAGCCATCAACAACAAGGAACCAAGAGTTCTTGACGGTTTTTCTTACACTATAAATAATCCAAGACAATCTATAGAACACCATTTAGGTAAAGTGGAAGCATATAAGCGTTTTAAAGGTTTTGGAAAACTAACAGTTCAGTACGATTTTCAAATTAATAGACGAAAAGAATTTGATTTAAGAAGAGGAGAATTAAAAAATACTCCTGTTATAGATTTACGATTATTCACCAATAGTTTGCAATCTGATTTACAAATAGATTATACAGACAATTTAAAAATAAATACAGGTATTTTAGCCAGGTATCAACAAAATGATGCGGTTTCTGGGACAGGAACTAGAGCTTTAATTCCTGATTTTGATAAATATGAATTTGGTTTTTATACAATAGCAAATTATAATTTAAATGAAACCACAGAAATTAATGCTGGTTTACGTTATGATTATTCTAGTATAAAGGCAAGAAAATGGTATAATGTTTCTGATTGGAATACAACTTATAATTATGATACGTTATTTCCTGAATTTGAAACTGGTACCATTGATGGAACTCGAATTTTAACAAATCCTGAGTTTTCATTTCATAACATTTCAACAAGTTTAGGTTTAGTTAAGAAGTTTGAAAATAATCTATCATTACTTTTCAATTATGGTTTAGCATCTAGAGTCCCAAATCCATCAGAATTATTTAGTGATGGATTACATCATAGTGCAGCTAGAATAGAAACAGGTTTATTAACTATTGATAAAGAGATTGCTAATAAATTTGCTGTTTCTTTAGAAAGAAACAATGATCGTTTTGGATTTGTAATTAGCCCATATTTTAAGAGTATCAATAATTTTGTTCAATTAATTCCAACAGGAATTACAACAACTATTAGGGGTGCTTTTCCAGTTTGGGAATACAATCAGGTAAATGCTCAACTATTTGGAATTGATATTGATGTGAATAAAAGAATTAGCAATCATTTTAATTACAAAGGAAGTTTTAGTTGGTTAAAAGGAACTAATACAACTAATGATATTCCTTTAATTCACATGCCAGCTACAAATTTCAGTAATCGTATTTCGTATATAAATGATGATTTGAATCAATTATCAATCAATTTAACACAAAAGACTATTTTACAACAAAATAGATATCCAAATTATAACTTTAATACATTTAATGCAATACAGCAACAAAATGTATTTGTAGACATTAGTTCTACACCACCTACCTATTCATTATTTGGTTTAAACACCTCAGTCGTTTTTAAAGCTTTTAATAAGGGAAGCATAAAATTAGACTTTACTATTGAAAATTTATTTAATGTTTCTTATCGAGAACATCTAAATAGATTAAGATATTTTGCTGATGAAGTAGGTAGAAACTTTAACTTAAAAATTAAAATAAATTATTAA
- a CDS encoding type 1 periplasmic binding fold superfamily protein, translating into MKNINTIKTIKLLAILFISALTFTACTGDDHDDDDHDHGEELITTVTYTLTNGNDVVTLTFLDLDGEGGNAGTYTISGPLTAKTTYRGVIKLENATESPAEDITAEVKAEGDEHEFFYTSGVSSITIAKTDKDGNGNPLGIETTLSTAAAGSGTITVILKHEPTKPNDGSSSNAGGSTDVEVTFNVTVQ; encoded by the coding sequence ATGAAAAATATAAACACCATAAAAACAATTAAATTATTAGCCATTTTATTTATTTCGGCATTAACTTTTACAGCATGTACTGGTGATGATCATGATGATGATGACCATGATCATGGAGAAGAATTAATAACTACAGTAACCTATACATTAACCAACGGTAATGATGTTGTTACTTTAACTTTTTTAGATTTAGATGGTGAAGGTGGTAATGCAGGTACATACACTATTTCTGGTCCTTTAACAGCAAAAACAACTTATAGAGGTGTTATAAAGCTTGAAAATGCTACAGAATCTCCAGCGGAAGATATTACAGCTGAAGTTAAAGCAGAAGGTGATGAACATGAGTTTTTCTATACCTCGGGTGTTTCTAGTATTACAATTGCTAAAACTGATAAAGATGGAAATGGTAATCCTTTAGGAATTGAAACTACACTAAGTACAGCTGCTGCTGGTTCTGGTACCATTACTGTTATTTTAAAACATGAGCCTACTAAACCTAATGATGGAAGTTCTAGTAATGCTGGTGGAAGTACTGATGTTGAAGTAACATTTAATGTTACAGTTCAATAA